In the genome of Microplitis demolitor isolate Queensland-Clemson2020A chromosome 5, iyMicDemo2.1a, whole genome shotgun sequence, the window GCTTTTTGAATGGTGGAAAATAGAGATGAAGaatggaattttaaataaaaaagtttaatttattcaagaatggattttatttaaataacataacgaaaaaaatttttttatattaagttagcaattaaataattacttaagaAACTAATATATGAATAGTTAAATAATGATTGTTGATGTATgcagtgtgtgtgtgtgtgtgtgttatccatataaaattaaaataacaagactcatgaaatataattataatataaattgacaaaagataaatatctttttcttaaaaaataaataaaatatttttaaaattatcatcatcggagcttttctctctctcacttCATTCACCAgctcaattatatttcatattatcatcattagataaaattaaagtatcatcatcatcatcatcatcatcattgtcACTAATGTTTATAatctgttgttgttgttgttgttgtcttCGTACTAAATAAGATCCACGTAAATATAATCGGAAAATCAACGCTCCtgtaaaatgataatttgcaATAGTTGGCACAGTGGTAACATCGGTTTGCTCCCGAAACCACCATTAGCGGTTCTCgtcatcaattattaaatatgtttaCGTCGTTCCAATTGTTATGATTGGTTAATTGTAACGCTGACAATTATTGTTTTGGCCTAACAAGTTCAATTCTCTTGTTATCgtttcaataatataattaattgcgAAAACATTTAGCCATCTGCGTAGAATTATAGCATCATACGTTGTGTATTCGCTCATGAAAACGGCTTCAGCTTCTTGTCTGGTCGTTGTATTGAGTACCAGGGCTTGCGATGGAGGCAATTCTAATTGTTGGTTTTGCAATCGTTGTATCTCCCGTCTCCACGGAACTTCCAAGTCAGGATACATttcgattaataaatttccgGTAAAATGATACCTCCATGGAGACGGTGTACGATCCCCTGGTACTCTGAACCACCAACTCATGTTACAGTCACTAATTTGCAACAATGTTATGATATTAGCAATTGTTACAACAGCATCATCAAATCTCTCGTTTTTCCTATATAATTCCAGTTGTTGGGAAATTTCCGAAGAAATTCGTTCATATCTAACATTTAACCATTCGAGGCGGAAAATTATACCGTACTGAATTATATTTCccatctgtaaaaaattgaatcgattaaagaaaaacatttttaataaattgaagaaaaaattatttactttgttgCTGATGTCGGTTATAATGATGGCActgtttgattttttcaagtatCCTGTAATTTAATAGAGAAAAATTACCAACACTTCTATAACTGTctacttattaataaatatataccagCACTTTCtaaccaattatttatttatttattaatttaaacgtcaaagaaaccaaaaaatatactggaactttttaaattatcatttattttattcaaagttttttattttatttaaaaattgtttatttatttattaatattgaataatcaAACAATTTATACTTGTACTTTTTCTAGATATACGATACTGACTTTTTGATTGTTACAAAATGGACGATCAttagttcaatttttatttcataaattaacgtaatttatatagtttatttaactaattcatttatttattattaatcaataatttaatttattaaaatttgttataatttatttattaaaaatacttttacttacaatttttatgaaaaatccGTGGCCGACACACAACACGTTGAGACACTTTTGAGATTTTAGTTGAGAGATTTGTAACTCCCTgagtgaataatttttgtgtcTAGTTTGGACAACCAATGAGAATGCAGAAGGCCTCAAAACTTGAGTCCTGATTGGTCTATTACACTATGACGTAGTTGTGTTGTTACTGGCAAGTTATAACATAAAaatgatagtaaatattttttgatacacTTTATGTCAAAAATACAGTACAATGCATATCCTGATGTcatattgagcattatttcgAAGAATCAATCAATCATATATAGAACAAAAATTGATTGTTACTTACGCGCGCGAAAGGTTATATCTACCGGGGTGACCTCTACTGGGATAGACTAATATTTACGCATCGATACTTATGATCGATAATGgcgataaaaatttcaaatttgaataaattaaacttacgaaagtaaaaatttattaattatacataccTGACAAATGTTTGTTTCATCAAATCAATTAAGCAATTCATCTTTTAAACttagaataatatatatataaatatatatatatatatatatatatatatatatatatatatatctatatatatatatatatctatatatctatatacatataagcgaAATACCACTGACTCATCACCAGATCTCCGAAACTATTTGAccgattcatttaaaatttggcaTAGGTACTCCTTTTTCACTGTAGATGAGAGAAAAGAAGGGATTTTGAGCAATTCCTAGCCAAAATGGATTTTTCGATAACCATCACGTATGCTACCCCCTCCCCCCAACGTTGCCGTGGTaaccgttgccatggttaccgttgccatggttaccgttgccatggttaccattgccatggttaccgttgccatggttaccgttgccatggttactGTTACTATGGTTATCAAGGTGGTTACCATGGTAACCGTTATTATAATAACTgtcaaaatgaataaattgtaataacaaattcagttgtcaattaaattcagaggaatcattagaataaaagtagaaagatattaaatactaatattctataaatcaTCTACAGTATTACTTTATATAATGTTaggcaaatatattttgattttaaattttctactagGTCGATTCAGTCTAAACTATTGGTTagttaatcatttttcttctGAAAGTTATAGGTCAATATTAACCTATAATTGTAAGATTCtaaaatggtttaaaaaagtaatattataaaaaaaaaaaatataaaaacggtTGGCCTTAAAGGTCATCCCTGCAACTTCccgttaattttatatttaagcgCTCAAAATTGTACTTACTCCGAGCTCAAAAAtctggtaaaaatttaatataacattatttcttaaattctaaaaccaaaatacttttgaatgaattaaccgatttttacGCGATTGGTGGCATTTGACGCAGTTTTTCAGGCCTCATAAAGAGTCTTTGAGTTTTAATCGATCGAAGTATGAATTTCGATATAATtcagaaaaaacatttttttctgtttttttttcgacaacgaTAACTCATAAAAGAATGAATCGATTGTGACCGGGCTAGCGGCGATCGACGTGGCTTCTTGATGTAGAGAGCTGATTagtttttggaattgatcagTAGTcgtttaaaagtaattctataaaaaccacatttaaaaaaattttttttttgtagtatttttgagatttctcaaaatataccGGTTCGAATcggtataaattgtatttaaaatctaaGTTTGGTCGAGCCCTTTCGGATGGCACCAACCGAGATCAAATCGGTCGagccgttcaaaagttataagaggTTTACATACggccacacacacacacacacacacacacacacacacacacacacacacacacacacatacataaagATATACGGACATCACTGCGGAAACATTCGGGGAgacttcctaggacctcaaaacgtcaacatccgtttaaaactcgattttctaaaaaaggagtaaaattaataacttcccgaTTTTTCAGCGGgatgttaaaaatgttttgtgAAGTACGCGATTAACTTTGAATTGAAGACTTGAACATAAAAcgataataaaactattagaGATCGGAAAGagtatatcaaataataataattattcaattttatttatttcaaacacaCTTTCTATAAGTTAATGAATcttagattattaataatcataaaatggtGTTTGAcgcaatttattgtaaataattcatttgtgattactaataattattagtaatcgaaaatgaattataactATAATGATATTGAAGTTGGCTttagataaatgaattatatcaTGATATGCTTGagagaataaatgaataaatgttaaaaataaatcgctgtcacgatatttacaaagaaaaattttaataattaaaaaaattttggtatttATACGTATTCGAcgctaatttaaataattaagatatccATTCTTTATTATGGTTACTTCAATTGAGTATatgtcaattatattttatttattgtttttaattcaagtaagtcttcatgaaaattttttcatcattttttctaaagtttCCAGTTGGTaagtgtttatttaaatttatcaaaaaattttttattactttactaattctgattttatcaatttacatgaaaatttaaattttacatttaatgcgataatagtttttaattacgaACTTCTGTTAATTTTCAgttcagtaaatttaattttttttaaagcatattttgaaataaacatagtattttattatcgataaatatttaaagtataattgaaaaaattatttaatatatattcatcatAATGGATGtagaatatattttgatagatGGAATACTTACTCcttttaatgttataaaaattaatggtgatggagcatgtttattttcttctttatcttTACTGGTTTACGGTAATGTATTAATGGCTAATAAAAtgagaaatattattgtttctcATGTCATTAACAACTGGGATAGATTTAAATCTTATACTGTTATGTGATCTAGCGAGAATTATGATTCAGTAGGTTTATACATTACCGAAATGTCTAAACGAAACACATATGGAtctatttgtaaaattatggCAGCCGCAGAGATATTTCCATATCGGTTTGAAGTGTATCAAGGTGATTGCATTATAGATTCTGTTGGTGAAGCAATTCGAGGTGTAAAAAGATTACGTTTTACGGGGCATGATAATAATGGTCACTACGATGTTTATCTTTCGGTGCTTGCATCAAAAATTACAGGTAATAACTATATAAGTGGGGGTAGTGTAAAACAAAATGGAGAAAATGTGTCATTTTCGGTGCctaaaaatcaagaaaatgtgTCAATGAGTTTTTTATCGTATAAATTAATTCCTAACGTTGCTTCAtcgtgtttaaatttaaatagtgataattatgataaacaaagtgatgaaaatatatcatttttagtGCCTCAAactcaagaaaatatattagcGGAAGTTTTACTACCTCAATTAATTCCTAACGTTGAATTATAAAGTTCAAGCGAATCAGTTATTAATGATGTGAATCCCCTTCAATCAAAtgggagaaaaaaaaggaGGAAAAGAGTCAACTATACAATTAGAAAGAGACAATTGCGACAAGCCACTTTAAATTACACTCATCGTAATCCTGATGTACATAGAAAGGCGACAAAAAAATGCGCTTCTAATAACCGTCATGTTAGTCGTGCAGCTACAACTAAGTACAACGAGAAAcgattacaaattaaattaatgtctTGGACTTTGAAAGCTTTATCTGGCCTTAGTTATGAACCGAGTATTGACtatcaaaatgataaaattgtaaatcttGGGCATCGATTACCCTGTTCTTGGTGTCGTGCTTTGAAATGGAAGGATGAGGCTGAAGGAATGTGCTGTAGTGGTGATAAAGTTCAGCTTCCTACTCTTCAACGCTACCCAGAGCCTTTACATAGTCTTTTAAATCATCAGCACTCAATCTCTGAACATTTTCTTTCTTCTCTTCGAAAGTATAATGGGTGCTTTCAAATGACGTATTTTGGATCAAAACAGGTTAAGGAGGGTAGTTTTATGCCAACATTTAAAGTGCAGGGACAAGTCTACCATAGGATAGGAAGCCTCATGGTAGAAAATAGTCAACAACCATCATTTCTCCAAATATACTTTGTTGGTGATGATAATCGTGAAAGAGAAATTCGTTGTGGGATCTGTCCTGGTATTAAGCCAGAGTTAATTCACCAACTTCAAAATTTGCTTCATGAACACCATCAATACATTAAAGATTTTAAGGTTGCTATTGAATCAGTTCCTAAGAATCAGAAAGAGTTTCAGGTTATAATTAATGCTGATAAAAAGCCTCCGGGTGAACATCGAGATCGTTTCAATGCTCAAATGGCTAAAGAAGTAGCAGTTATCATCGTtggacaaaattttgaaaagagaGATATCATCCTGAACAGCAGAGACGATAAGTTAAAGCGAATCAGTGAAATCCATCGCGCGTATGATACTTTACAATATCCTCTGATGTTCTGTCGTGGAGAAGATGGCTATCACATTAATATTCCTAAGCGTGATGAAAAAACTAAGCGTCCTCTAAATAAGACCGTGTCAGCTTCTAAGTTTTACAGTTATAGAATAATGGAGCGTAATGGAGAAGAaaatcatttacttttatttcgcactctattaaatcaatttttggtTGATATGTATGCGAAAATTGAAACTGAACGACTTAATTGGATTCGTAACCATCAAACAAACTTACGAAGTGAAGAATACGTTCACCTTAAAGACGCTTTAACGAAAACCGACGGTCAGATAACAGAAATAGGTAAAATGGTTGTGCTGCCATCTTCTTTTACTGGTGGGCCACGATACATGCATGAACGAACTCAAGATGCTATGACTTATGTACGTCATTTCGGACGTCCAGACTTATTTATTACGTTCACTTGCAATCCAAAATGGAAAGAAATTGAAGAGCTTTTAGTTCAAGGCCAAAAATCTCACGATAGACATGACTTAATAGTAAGAATTTTTCACGTGAAAATTAAGCATATGATGAATCTTCTGACAAAAGGTTGCATTTTTGGCAAAACGAAGTGTCATATGTATACTGTGGAATGGCAGAACCAGAATCTATTGATAAGGTAATTAGTGCTGAACTGCCTAATCAAGATCAAGATCAAGAactatatgaaataataaaaacaaatatgattCACGGTCCATGTGGttcttttaatagaaattctCCCTATATGGTGGATGGTTCATGCAcgaaaaaatatccaaaacattttataaaggAAACCCAAACAGGAGAAGATGGATATCCTAAATATCGTCGGCGATCTCCTGAAGATGGTGGagtaacaacaataataaatggaATTAATATAGACAATCGATGGGTGGTACCGTATAACCCTGTCCTGTGTCGTACATTCAAAGCTCATATAAATGTTGAAGTTTGCAACTCAgtgaaatcaattaaatatatttgtaagtatataaataaggGATCTGATCAAGCAGCATTCACTGTTGGAGATCTTGATGAAGTGACAAAGTATGAAGCAGGACGATACATTAGCACTTCTGAGGCAGTTTGGTGAATACTGAGTTTTCCTATCCACGAGAGATTCCCTCCAGTTATGCATCTTGCTGTACATTTAGAAAATGGTcaacgagttttttttaatgaaaataatatactcaATCAGATCAACAATTCCAAAACAACACTTATGGCTTTTTTTGAACTCTGTAAAGTGGACAATTctgcgaaaaaattattatattgtggAGTTCCAGCCTATTATGTCTGGAGAAAACACCAGTTTCACAGAAGAAAACAAGGAAAAATTGTGCCAGGTTATTtaggtataaaaaaagatCATGTTTTAGGCAGAGTGTATACTGTTCATCCTACCAATACTGAATGTTATTACCTCCGTCTTCTTTTGCATGAAGTTCGCGGTCCAGAGTCATTTACGGCTTTAAGAACTATAAAAGATGTAATCTATCCTACATTTCAAGAAGCTTGCAGAGTAATGGGATTGCTCGAAGACGATGCTCATTGGGATCAAACTTTAGCAGAAGTCTCAATTTCTGATTCATCTTACAAAATACGTGAATTGTTTGCTGTTATGTTAGTTTTTTGCCAAGTTGGAGATCCGATTAAATTATGGGATAAATATCGAGATAATTTCACGGACGATATTAAAAGACGAATGAGTAGGAATCGCGAAAACTCTGAGTTAGATGTTGATATTGTTTACAATCAATGTTTGATTAATCTTGAAGATATGGTCATTGCTATGTCAGGTAAGACTCTTTTACAATTTGGTCTCACTTCACCATCTCGAGAACAAGAACCTGGTATTATTaatcaacaatatttaaatgaattagcTTATGACACTGATAAGTTAACCAAAGAAGTGATAAAAAGTGTTCCGATACTGAATAAAGAACAGAAAGAAGCATATGAATCTATATTGAATAGTGTCGTTTCTGATTCTGGACGATTGTTCTTCCTTGATGCTCCTGGTGGAACGGGAAAAACATTCTTGATTAATTTGTTGCTTGCGAAAATGAGAAGTAGAAAAAGTATTGCTATTGCTGTTGCTTCTTCAGGAATTGCGGCTACTTTAATTGACGGAGGCAAAACAGCTCACTCGACATTTAAATTACCTCTTGAAATGAATCATTCTGATAATATTCTATGCAATATTTCAAAGCAGAGTTATATAGCTCACGTTATCAGAGAAGCAAAACTGATAGTATGGGATGAATGCACTATGGCTCACAAAAATGCTATTGAAGCTCTCAACAGAACTCTTAAGGATATAAGAAATAGTGACCGAATAATGGGTGGAATAACTGTTGTTTTAGCTGGTGACTTCAGACAAACTTTACCTGTTGTACCACGAGGTACACGTGCAGATGAAGTCAAAGCCTGTCTCAAATCCTCATTTTTATGGCCTCATGTTAACGTACtgtctttgaaaattaatatgcgCGTTCATATACAACATGATTTGAGAGCAGaagaattttcaaagttaCTCATTGATATAGGGAATGGACAAATTTCAGAAGTTGACGGACGAATAAGTATTCCGGATAACCTAGGTGATATTGTTGATGATTTAACTACATTAACTGATAAAATATACCcagatatcaataaaattggaGTTAATTGCTCTTCATGGCTAAAAGAAAGAGCTATTCTGACTCCAACGAATCATTCAGCGAATAGCATTAACAACTATCTTATAGAAAAGCGATCAACTAATCAAATGAAGTATAAATCTATTGATACAGTCGTAGAAGTTGATGATGCTGTCCATTATCCTGTCGAGTTCTTACATGCACTCAATCCACCCGGAATACCATCTCATATTCTCAATCTTAAAATTGGAGTACCAATAATGTTACTGCGCAATTTGAATCCTCCAAAACTATGTAACGGTACCAGAcaacaagtgaaaaatttacataaaaatattattgaagctACAATTTTAACAGGTAAACATGAAGGAGAAATCGTATTTATTCCAAGAATTCCTTTGGTTCCACCTGACTACCATTTCAACTTCAAACGTCTACAATTTCCTGTTAGGGTTTGCTATGCTATGACTATCAATAAAGCGCAGGGGCAGAGTTTAAAATTAGCTGGTGTAGATTTGAGACATGATTGTTTTTCTCATGGTCAGTTTTACGTGGCATGCTCAAGAGTCAGTTCACCGGACAACTTGATTATTCTTCAACCAGAAAAAAAGACGAAAAACATTGTCTACAAGGAAGTTTTAAGTTTGTAACTGTATAaaactgttaattttattcattgataAGTATTGAgtgattgttatatttttgttcattatgagaaataaatttttgtaaaaagttaaaatttaatttttttgttgttgtgtATGCCTCCTGGGGATCCCGCAACGTTAAATAACGGGGACGCATTCCAATACACAGTACCTCATGGGTGATGCGGAAATCTGTGAATGACAAATGCATTGACTGGTACTATTTTTcctgactaaaaattttaaaaattcacttcatttatcgataagaaaatatacattttgtatttaatataagaaataaagattaaaattaatagtgagCCCAGCGAAGCGGGTGGGTGGctgctagtatatatatatatatatatatatatatatatatatatatatatatatatatatatatatatatataaaataataataatcacgcATCGCGGAAACAAgtataaccaaaaataaatattaaataaatgttcaaagaaaaaaaaccaattcccTTTAAAGAGCACTGTATCTATTTCTtgcaaatgaaaataaaggAATTGTTCTTTTAGttcaatgtaaaataaaaatttctgtatcgaaagagataaaaaaatataaaaaaaacaataataaataataataaaagtgttaTTGGTTGTGAGTGATAAGtgttaatagaaaatttgcgaaaattattatatccgaaaattcaaacttaaaatctggagtgtaattaattaatgtataaggTAATAAAGATAGCCCTTTAAAGAGTATTAGCTCtattttctttaaagaaaaattaaaggagtttttattgccaaattaaaattggggttttgaaataaagaaaaaaaaacataagtgataataaatttcgtgTATTATTCATCAAATAAGTTAAGCAATAAGTCTTCACTCCACCCTCATTAGGAGATCGCTGGCACCGAGATCTAGTAGCCAATTCAAGGGTCTACAACACGGGAACTAGCGcaaggaaaaatataaatttatacctcAACACTACAGGTaaggtaataataattgacttCATTTCTTTTCTACCCTAATAACTTTTCCAATCAGCCTCAAAAGTTTAAGAGGAAATAAGGAAGCTATCAAGTTAAAAATCGTATGTATTGATTCGCGCATTTTTGATCTTCTTTTGAATAATACGAATTTTGAGTAGGAAAATTAATGTAACcctttttaaaacattatagaaaattttgagaatttaattaaaatataaggaGGTTTGTTTCCTTTTTCTcggtttattataataatagataaaactcaaaataagtaaaaagtattcatatatgatatatatatctatacttaagcatttaaacaattataagTTATTGCAGTCTTATCGCAGGAAGTATCCTATTACGATCACTCAAGATTCtgagagaagaaaaaaaaaatttatttaaacaaaacccgtaatataatataacaataaaataaaagagaaaaataataatatagattaaataactataaattattttcatatatatatcattttacGCGCGTcagcaatttaataaataaaataaattatcttaggTTTATGTCTACTCGGCAGTTGGAGCCGTGTGAACATTTTCGGTTACTGTAGCTAAGTATcgaaattcaatatttaaacttttagttTAATGAGAAATAGGAACAAAGAATTATTTGTGTAGTCAGCGTAACGTATTTATTTTCGTGGGAGtctttgaaagaaaaaaataagtaataataataaaatcaatctaGTTACAAAACtttcacttttatattttggatatttttggttcttagaaatatttattttagaaaataaaatatattttattttattagtttgaaACTTGAAGAGCATATTTAAAAACACATTTGTGCAGCTAGAATAGGATAGCCAGCATAGGCTCGATTTTATGACCTCCGGTACTTGAGTGTACAAAGGACTCGTTGAGTTTTCATACCGTATAGCCAAATAGTATGATCCTAGCTTAAAAGAAAACACGTGTTTCACGGAGGACAATACGGAGCgttaaatcttaaaatttttttttcaaataattcaaagttgGACCTTCGCCAAACTATATTTGAAcgattttatgtttttattataggacatttcgttttaaataaataaatgaataaaaggaaaagtaaagaaaaagaaaaaaatttttatacttcatacaataaaataaaaaaaaaaaaaaaaattttaaaataaactcaagctgtaaaacatcaaaattataaaacataaataaattccatttctatttctcgtacaattcgaaaaaaaaaccccCAATAAAAGGAAGTTTTGGATTATGACGGTACGCTTGaaatagaatttatttcaCAACTTTAATTTGTACCAAAGTTTTCTTTTGAGAAATAGTTtacccaaaaataaaataatatatatctatctatattTGC includes:
- the LOC128667822 gene encoding uncharacterized protein LOC128667822, yielding MAFFELCKVDNSAKKLLYCGVPAYYVWRKHQFHRRKQGKIVPGYLGIKKDHVLGRVYTVHPTNTECYYLRLLLHEVRGPESFTALRTIKDVIYPTFQEACRVMGLLEDDAHWDQTLAEVSISDSSYKIRELFAVMLVFCQVGDPIKLWDKYRDNFTDDIKRRMSRNRENSELDVDIVYNQCLINLEDMVIAMSGKTLLQFGLTSPSREQEPGIINQQYLNELAYDTDKLTKEVIKSVPILNKEQKEAYESILNSVVSDSGRLFFLDAPGGTGKTFLINLLLAKMRSRKSIAIAVASSGIAATLIDGGKTAHSTFKLPLEMNHSDNILCNISKQSYIAHVIREAKLIVWDECTMAHKNAIEALNRTLKDIRNSDRIMGGITVVLAGDFRQTLPVVPRGTRADEVKACLKSSFLWPHVNVLSLKINMRVHIQHDLRAEEFSKLLIDIGNGQISEVDGRISIPDNLGDIVDDLTTLTDKIYPDINKIGVNCSSWLKERAILTPTNHSANSINNYLIEKRSTNQMKYKSIDTVVEVDDAVHYPVEFLHALNPPGIPSHILNLKIGVPIMLLRNLNPPKLCNGTRQQVKNLHKNIIEATILTGKHEGEIVFIPRIPLVPPDYHFNFKRLQFPVRVCYAMTINKAQGQSLKLAGVDLRHDCFSHGQFYVACSRVSSPDNLIILQPEKKTKNIVYKEVLSL